A single Brucella intermedia LMG 3301 DNA region contains:
- the ruvA gene encoding Holliday junction branch migration protein RuvA, translating into MIGKLKGVIDEIAEDHAVIDVHGVGYAAFCSARTLGNLGGAGEAAVLFIETYVREDMIRLYGFANQLEREWFRLLQNVQGVGAKVALAVLGTLSPSELANAIALRDIAMVSRAPGVGKKVAERIVTELKNKAPAFAGDASGTIGLKQELGAGAAPAPVADAVSALSNLGYSRDQAANAVAAALKEAGENADSAKLIRLGLKELSR; encoded by the coding sequence ATGATCGGCAAGCTTAAAGGCGTGATCGATGAAATCGCCGAGGATCATGCGGTCATCGATGTGCATGGGGTCGGCTATGCCGCGTTCTGCTCGGCGCGGACACTGGGCAATCTCGGTGGCGCGGGCGAGGCGGCGGTGCTGTTCATCGAAACCTATGTCCGCGAGGACATGATCCGCCTTTACGGATTTGCCAATCAGCTTGAGCGCGAATGGTTCCGCCTGTTGCAGAATGTGCAGGGCGTCGGCGCCAAGGTGGCGCTTGCGGTGCTTGGCACGCTGTCGCCGTCCGAACTCGCCAATGCGATCGCATTGCGCGATATCGCGATGGTGTCGCGCGCGCCGGGCGTCGGCAAGAAGGTTGCAGAGCGCATCGTGACTGAACTGAAGAACAAGGCGCCTGCCTTTGCCGGCGATGCGAGCGGCACGATCGGGCTCAAGCAGGAACTTGGCGCGGGTGCCGCGCCTGCACCGGTGGCCGATGCGGTGTCGGCGCTTTCCAATCTCGGTTATTCCCGGGATCAGGCAGCCAATGCCGTTGCAGCCGCACTGAAAGAGGCGGGAGAGAATGCCGATTCGGCAAAGCTTATCAGGCTGGGTTTGAAGGAATTGTCGCGGTGA
- the efp gene encoding elongation factor P: MKINGNEIRPGNVIEHAGGLWVAVKTNAVKPGKGGAYNQVELKNLINGTKLNERFRAAETVERVRLEQKDFSFLYEQGEALIFMDTESYEQLELAKDFVGDRSAFLQDGMMVTVELYEEKPIGIRLPDQVTLAITEADPVVKGQTAASSYKPAVLENGIRILVPPFIESGERVIVDTNELTYVSRA; the protein is encoded by the coding sequence ATGAAGATCAATGGTAACGAAATCCGCCCCGGCAATGTCATCGAACATGCTGGCGGCCTGTGGGTTGCAGTCAAGACCAATGCCGTCAAGCCCGGCAAGGGCGGCGCCTACAATCAGGTCGAACTGAAGAACCTCATCAACGGCACCAAGCTCAACGAACGTTTCCGCGCCGCCGAAACCGTCGAGCGCGTTCGTCTGGAACAGAAGGATTTCTCGTTCCTCTACGAACAGGGCGAAGCGCTGATCTTCATGGACACGGAATCCTACGAGCAGCTCGAACTGGCCAAGGATTTCGTCGGCGACCGCTCCGCCTTCCTGCAGGACGGCATGATGGTCACTGTCGAACTTTACGAAGAAAAGCCGATCGGCATCCGCCTGCCGGATCAGGTCACGCTCGCCATCACCGAAGCCGATCCGGTCGTCAAGGGCCAGACCGCCGCTTCGTCCTACAAGCCGGCGGTGCTTGAAAACGGTATCCGCATCCTCGTTCCGCCATTCATCGAATCGGGCGAACGCGTAATCGTCGACACCAACGAACTGACCTACGTCAGCCGCGCCTGA
- the tolB gene encoding Tol-Pal system beta propeller repeat protein TolB — protein sequence MKIGIINTKIRTVFSAFACMIAASLVCTMPARAVVEININKGVIEPLPIAITDFLSADQLGPNITSVIAADLERSGLFAPIDKGAFIEKISNPDAAPRFEDWKVINAQALVTGRITKQPDGRLKAEFRLWDTFGGQQMIGQQFFTTPDNWRRVAHIIADAIYERLTGEKGYFDTRVVFVDESGPAQKRVKRLAIMDQDGANVRYISDGRAISLTPRFSPNRQEVTYMSYEGGTPKVYLLQLETGQRELVGNFPGMTIAPRFSPDGQKVVMSLLQDDGSANIYTMDLRNRSTTRLTNSQAIDTGASYSPDGSQIVFTSDRGGRPQLYVMGADGSNPRRISMGDGSYSTPVWSPRGDLIAFTKQSQGQFSIGVMKTDGSGERLLTSGFHNEGPTWAPNGRVLMFFRKAAGAGGPKLFTIDLTGRNERQIQTPNFASDPAWSPLLE from the coding sequence ATGAAAATCGGCATCATCAATACAAAGATCCGGACGGTCTTTTCGGCTTTCGCGTGTATGATTGCCGCAAGCCTTGTCTGCACCATGCCGGCGCGCGCCGTCGTGGAAATCAACATCAACAAGGGTGTGATCGAGCCGCTGCCGATCGCCATCACCGATTTCCTTTCGGCCGACCAGCTCGGACCGAATATCACCTCGGTCATAGCGGCTGACCTGGAACGGTCGGGCCTGTTCGCTCCCATCGACAAGGGTGCCTTCATCGAGAAGATTTCCAACCCGGACGCGGCTCCGCGTTTCGAGGACTGGAAGGTCATCAACGCGCAGGCGCTCGTCACGGGCCGCATCACCAAGCAGCCGGATGGCCGTCTCAAGGCCGAGTTCCGCCTGTGGGATACGTTCGGCGGCCAGCAGATGATCGGCCAGCAATTCTTCACCACGCCGGACAACTGGCGCCGCGTCGCCCACATCATCGCCGATGCGATCTATGAGCGCCTGACCGGTGAAAAGGGCTATTTCGATACGCGCGTCGTTTTCGTCGACGAATCCGGTCCGGCACAGAAGCGCGTGAAGCGTCTGGCCATCATGGATCAGGACGGCGCCAATGTGCGTTATATTTCGGACGGCCGCGCCATTTCCCTGACGCCGCGTTTCTCGCCGAACCGTCAGGAAGTCACCTATATGTCGTATGAAGGCGGTACGCCGAAGGTGTATCTGCTGCAGCTGGAAACCGGCCAGCGCGAGCTCGTCGGCAACTTCCCCGGCATGACCATTGCTCCGCGTTTCTCGCCCGATGGCCAGAAGGTCGTGATGAGCCTGCTCCAGGACGATGGCAGCGCCAATATCTACACGATGGACCTGCGCAACCGTTCGACCACGCGCCTGACCAACAGCCAGGCCATCGACACCGGCGCCTCCTATTCGCCGGACGGCTCGCAGATCGTGTTCACCTCGGACCGCGGCGGCCGCCCGCAGCTCTATGTGATGGGTGCAGACGGCTCCAACCCGCGCCGCATCTCGATGGGCGACGGCAGCTATTCCACGCCGGTCTGGTCTCCGCGCGGCGATCTCATCGCCTTCACCAAGCAGTCGCAGGGCCAGTTCTCCATCGGCGTGATGAAGACCGACGGTTCCGGCGAACGCCTCCTGACCTCCGGCTTCCACAATGAAGGTCCGACCTGGGCTCCGAACGGTCGCGTGCTGATGTTCTTCCGCAAGGCGGCAGGGGCAGGTGGTCCGAAGCTGTTCACCATCGACCTGACCGGCCGTAACGAGCGCCAGATCCAGACGCCGAACTTCGCGTCCGATCCGGCATGGTCGCCGCTGCTCGAATAG
- the tolQ gene encoding protein TolQ, which yields MENVALAAPAADVTLWGLFMQANWVVKLVMLGLLFASIWTWAIIVDKTIAYGRARRAIDRFEQTFWSGQSLEELYRNLGERRTTGMASIFMAAMREWKKSFEKGARSPIGLQMRIDKAMDVALAREGEKLESRLGFLATIGSAAPFIGLFGTVVGIMTSFQAIAASKNTSLAVVAPGIAEALLATAIGLLAAIPAVIAYNKLSADAGKIGGRLEGFADEFSAILSRQIDEKLTPRN from the coding sequence ATGGAAAATGTTGCGTTAGCGGCCCCCGCCGCCGATGTTACCCTCTGGGGCCTGTTCATGCAGGCGAACTGGGTCGTCAAGCTGGTTATGCTTGGCCTTCTGTTCGCTTCGATCTGGACCTGGGCTATCATCGTGGACAAGACGATTGCTTACGGACGGGCGCGGCGCGCGATTGATCGCTTCGAGCAGACCTTCTGGTCCGGCCAGTCGCTGGAAGAACTTTATCGCAATCTCGGCGAACGCCGCACCACCGGCATGGCATCCATCTTCATGGCGGCAATGCGCGAGTGGAAGAAATCATTTGAAAAGGGCGCCCGTTCCCCTATCGGTCTCCAGATGCGTATCGACAAGGCCATGGACGTGGCGCTGGCGCGTGAAGGCGAAAAGCTGGAATCGCGACTGGGCTTTCTGGCAACCATCGGCTCTGCAGCTCCCTTCATCGGCCTGTTCGGCACGGTTGTCGGCATCATGACCTCGTTCCAGGCAATCGCAGCCTCCAAGAACACCAGCCTTGCCGTCGTTGCGCCGGGTATCGCCGAAGCGCTTCTTGCAACGGCCATCGGCCTTCTCGCCGCTATTCCTGCCGTTATCGCATACAACAAGCTGTCTGCGGATGCCGGCAAGATCGGCGGGCGGCTGGAAGGTTTTGCGGACGAGTTTTCCGCCATACTGTCGCGCCAAATTGATGAGAAGCTGACGCCGCGTAATTAA
- the tolR gene encoding protein TolR: MGMSVGNQGMQSGGRRRRGRKKALMSEINVTPFVDVMLVLLIIFMVSAPLLTVGVPIDLPDTQAKAMNADTQPITVSVNSEGKIYLQETEIPIEEVVPKLQAIAKTGYEERIFVRGDKAADYGTVMKVMARISAAGFKNIGLVTLQEQDS, translated from the coding sequence ATGGGCATGTCGGTCGGAAATCAGGGAATGCAGTCGGGCGGACGCCGCAGGCGCGGTCGCAAGAAGGCATTGATGAGCGAAATCAACGTGACGCCGTTCGTCGACGTGATGCTCGTCCTTCTCATCATCTTCATGGTTTCCGCGCCTCTTCTGACGGTCGGCGTGCCGATCGACCTGCCCGATACGCAGGCCAAGGCCATGAATGCCGACACGCAGCCGATCACCGTTTCGGTCAACAGCGAGGGCAAGATCTACCTTCAGGAAACCGAAATCCCGATCGAAGAAGTAGTGCCGAAACTCCAGGCCATCGCCAAGACGGGCTATGAGGAGCGCATTTTCGTGCGCGGTGACAAGGCTGCCGATTACGGCACCGTCATGAAGGTCATGGCCCGCATTTCCGCCGCCGGTTTCAAGAATATCGGCCTTGTGACCCTCCAGGAGCAGGATAGCTGA
- a CDS encoding thiamine phosphate synthase, protein MNTPAHQTETDRCRIVLVAPPLADGAALAKLLTAALSGGDVASVILDPGDLDEATFQAAAEKAIPVIQEKGAAALILNDTRIAGRVGADGIHIEGKAADLAEAIEKHTPKMIVGTGNLRDRHGAMEIGELQPDYVFFGKIGADNKPDAHPRNLALAEWWAQMVEIPCIAQAGSALESIIPAAETGADFVALGRAVFDAEDPAQAVAEANRLLDEKAPRFEN, encoded by the coding sequence ATGAACACGCCCGCTCACCAGACTGAAACCGACCGCTGCCGCATCGTGCTGGTTGCGCCCCCGCTTGCCGACGGCGCGGCGCTCGCAAAACTGTTGACGGCTGCGCTTTCGGGCGGTGACGTTGCAAGCGTCATTCTCGACCCCGGCGATCTCGACGAGGCCACTTTTCAGGCCGCCGCCGAAAAGGCGATCCCGGTCATTCAGGAAAAGGGCGCTGCCGCGCTCATCCTCAATGATACGCGCATTGCAGGTCGCGTCGGGGCCGACGGCATCCATATCGAAGGCAAGGCTGCCGATCTGGCCGAGGCGATAGAAAAGCACACGCCGAAGATGATTGTCGGCACCGGCAATCTGCGCGACCGCCATGGTGCGATGGAAATCGGCGAATTGCAGCCCGACTATGTGTTCTTCGGAAAAATCGGTGCGGACAACAAGCCGGACGCTCATCCGCGCAACCTGGCGCTCGCCGAATGGTGGGCACAGATGGTGGAGATCCCCTGCATTGCGCAGGCCGGAAGCGCGCTGGAAAGCATTATCCCGGCCGCGGAAACCGGCGCGGATTTCGTGGCGCTCGGACGTGCAGTCTTCGACGCCGAAGACCCGGCGCAGGCTGTTGCGGAAGCCAACCGGCTGCTCGACGAAAAAGCGCCGCGCTTTGAAAACTGA
- the pal gene encoding peptidoglycan-associated lipoprotein Pal → MRRIQSIARSPIAIALFMSLAVAGCASKKNLPNNAGDLGLGAGAATPGSAQDFTVNVGDRIFFDLDSSLIRADAQQTLSKQAQWLQRYPQYSITIEGHADERGTREYNLALGQRRAAATRDFLASRGVPTNRMRTISYGNERPVAVCDADSCWSQNRRAVTVLNGAGS, encoded by the coding sequence ATGCGCCGTATCCAGTCGATTGCACGTAGCCCGATCGCTATCGCCCTTTTCATGTCGCTCGCCGTTGCCGGCTGTGCGTCCAAGAAGAACCTTCCGAACAATGCCGGTGATCTGGGTCTCGGTGCAGGCGCCGCAACGCCAGGTTCCGCACAGGACTTCACGGTCAATGTCGGCGATCGCATCTTCTTCGATCTCGATTCTTCGCTGATCCGCGCCGATGCACAGCAGACGCTTTCCAAGCAGGCCCAGTGGCTGCAGCGTTATCCGCAGTACTCGATCACGATCGAAGGCCATGCCGACGAACGCGGTACGCGTGAATACAACCTCGCTCTCGGCCAGCGCCGTGCAGCCGCCACCCGCGACTTCCTCGCTTCGCGCGGCGTGCCGACCAACCGTATGCGCACCATCTCCTACGGCAATGAACGTCCGGTCGCAGTTTGCGATGCCGACTCGTGCTGGTCGCAGAACCGCCGCGCCGTTACCGTTCTCAACGGTGCGGGCAGCTGA
- a CDS encoding DUF1465 family protein gives MPSNMISLAERMVFSDSFKPIYTQGMDMVEEAASYLDGEGREDARNLSRVAATLYAAESMRLTTRLMQIASWLLLQRAARSGEMSRQQVSAEKAKVRLDTPSAGEAAQGWSELPAAFVELVERSMRLQARVRRMDREVYGEVVSLQGIPRGNPVSEQIVLLKTAFGAS, from the coding sequence ATGCCGAGCAATATGATCAGCCTCGCGGAGCGCATGGTCTTCTCGGATTCGTTCAAGCCGATCTATACGCAAGGCATGGATATGGTCGAGGAAGCCGCAAGCTACCTTGATGGCGAAGGCCGTGAGGATGCGCGCAATCTGTCGCGCGTGGCCGCGACGCTCTATGCCGCCGAATCGATGCGGCTGACCACGCGCCTGATGCAGATTGCGTCCTGGCTGCTGCTCCAGCGCGCCGCGCGCAGCGGAGAAATGTCCCGCCAGCAGGTTTCCGCCGAAAAGGCCAAGGTGCGCCTCGACACTCCGTCCGCGGGTGAAGCCGCACAGGGCTGGTCCGAACTGCCCGCCGCCTTCGTGGAACTGGTTGAACGCTCGATGCGCCTTCAGGCCCGCGTGCGCCGGATGGACCGCGAGGTCTACGGTGAAGTGGTTTCGCTGCAGGGCATCCCGCGCGGCAATCCGGTTTCCGAACAGATCGTGTTGCTGAAAACTGCTTTCGGTGCTTCCTGA
- the ruvB gene encoding Holliday junction branch migration DNA helicase RuvB: MSDRNPLINPDSRADEDNTLRPQMLDDFVGQAAARANLKVFIEAAKVRGEALDHVLFVGPPGLGKTTLAQIMAKELGVNFRSTSGPVIAKAGDLAALLTNLEERDVLFIDEIHRLSPAVEEILYPAMEDFQLDLIIGEGPAARSVKIDLAKFTLVAATTRLGLLTTPLRDRFGIPVRLNFYTVEELEYIVRRGARIMQMGISPDGALEVARRSRGTPRIAGRLLRRVRDFALVAGADVIDRKIADEALSRLEVDNRGLDQLDRRYLNIIARNFGGGPVGIETIAAGLSEPRDAIEDIIEPYLIQQGFLQRTPRGRVLTAVAWQHLGLPAPAEIIQQSQYGLFMEDE; this comes from the coding sequence ATGAGCGACCGCAACCCTCTCATCAATCCCGACAGCCGCGCAGATGAAGACAATACGCTGCGCCCGCAAATGCTCGACGATTTCGTCGGCCAGGCGGCGGCGCGCGCCAATCTGAAAGTTTTCATCGAGGCCGCCAAGGTGCGGGGTGAGGCGCTCGACCATGTGCTGTTCGTTGGCCCTCCGGGTCTCGGCAAGACGACATTGGCGCAGATCATGGCCAAGGAACTCGGCGTCAATTTCCGCTCCACCTCCGGCCCGGTCATTGCCAAGGCGGGCGATCTCGCAGCACTTTTGACCAATCTCGAAGAGCGCGACGTTCTTTTCATCGATGAAATTCATCGCCTGAGCCCTGCAGTGGAAGAAATCCTCTATCCCGCCATGGAGGATTTTCAGCTCGATCTCATCATTGGTGAAGGCCCTGCCGCCCGTTCGGTGAAGATCGATCTTGCCAAGTTTACGCTCGTCGCGGCAACGACCCGTCTCGGCCTTTTGACCACGCCATTGCGCGATCGCTTCGGCATTCCGGTGAGGCTCAACTTCTATACGGTCGAGGAACTGGAATATATTGTGCGCCGTGGCGCGCGCATCATGCAGATGGGTATTTCTCCGGATGGTGCGCTGGAAGTGGCGCGGCGTTCGCGCGGCACCCCGCGCATCGCCGGGCGGCTGTTGCGCCGCGTTCGCGATTTTGCGCTGGTGGCGGGCGCCGATGTCATCGATCGCAAGATAGCTGACGAGGCATTGTCGCGCCTTGAGGTGGACAATCGCGGACTGGACCAGCTCGACCGGCGCTATCTCAATATTATCGCGCGCAATTTCGGTGGCGGGCCGGTGGGGATCGAAACCATCGCTGCCGGTCTGTCCGAGCCGCGTGACGCGATTGAAGACATTATCGAACCCTATCTGATTCAGCAGGGTTTCCTGCAACGCACGCCGCGCGGCCGGGTCCTGACCGCCGTTGCATGGCAGCATCTCGGATTGCCTGCGCCCGCTGAAATCATCCAGCAGTCGCAATACGGCCTCTTCATGGAAGACGAATGA
- a CDS encoding YbgC/FadM family acyl-CoA thioesterase — protein MTERQEQLAQAAVSGELKDGAHLLYARIYYADTDFSGFVYHGRYLEFYERGRTDFLRLQDVHHIELAEGALGEEMVWVVRRMEIDYKSPAKMDDLILIETRVSEIRGARVIMAQKITCGERLLSEAKVEAVMITKEGHPRRIPDEWREAFTSSRKG, from the coding sequence ATGACGGAACGACAGGAACAATTGGCGCAGGCTGCCGTATCGGGCGAACTGAAGGACGGCGCGCATCTGCTCTATGCACGCATCTATTATGCCGATACGGATTTTTCCGGCTTCGTCTATCACGGCCGCTATCTGGAATTCTACGAACGCGGGCGCACGGACTTTTTGCGCTTGCAGGACGTTCACCATATCGAACTGGCGGAAGGCGCGCTTGGCGAAGAAATGGTGTGGGTCGTCCGCCGCATGGAGATCGACTACAAATCGCCGGCGAAGATGGACGACCTCATCCTGATCGAAACCCGCGTCAGCGAAATTCGCGGGGCACGGGTCATCATGGCGCAGAAGATCACCTGTGGAGAGCGGCTGCTTTCGGAAGCGAAGGTAGAGGCCGTAATGATTACCAAGGAAGGCCATCCGCGCCGCATTCCCGATGAATGGCGAGAGGCCTTCACCAGCAGCCGCAAGGGCTGA
- the ruvC gene encoding crossover junction endodeoxyribonuclease RuvC, translating to MKETIRIIGIDPGLRRTGWGIVESLGNSLHFIGSGTVTSNAEMDLASRLCQLHEGLSKVLHEFMPHEAAVEHTFVNKDATATLKLGQARGIALLAPAQAGLPVAEYAPNAVKKAVIGVGHGEKQQIHMMVKVLMPRASFDTSDAADALAIAICHAHHRQSIVSARRMQALLAG from the coding sequence ATGAAAGAAACGATTCGCATCATTGGTATCGATCCGGGCCTGCGCCGCACCGGCTGGGGCATTGTCGAATCGCTTGGCAATTCACTGCATTTCATCGGCTCGGGGACCGTGACCTCGAATGCCGAGATGGATCTCGCATCGCGCCTCTGCCAGCTCCATGAAGGGCTTTCCAAGGTCCTGCATGAATTCATGCCGCACGAGGCGGCGGTCGAACATACTTTCGTTAACAAGGACGCAACGGCGACATTGAAGCTTGGTCAGGCGCGGGGCATTGCCTTGCTGGCTCCGGCACAAGCTGGCCTGCCTGTTGCGGAATATGCGCCGAATGCCGTGAAGAAGGCGGTCATCGGCGTCGGTCACGGTGAAAAGCAGCAGATTCACATGATGGTGAAAGTGCTGATGCCGCGTGCATCGTTCGATACGAGCGATGCTGCCGATGCGCTTGCCATTGCCATTTGCCATGCGCACCATCGTCAGAGCATTGTAAGCGCTCGCCGGATGCAGGCGCTGTTAGCGGGGTGA
- a CDS encoding tetratricopeptide repeat protein, with protein sequence MKNKFLLAAVMSLALPVLPVLAAGEPVHGQKSGKQGNHQGTKADKPAKPVMLPQPATTEPMPHIDPSRFGDKPADEAFGAFQRGLYLTAFNLAKPQAEKGDPASQTLIAEIYARGLGIPANQKLAAEWYEKAANNGVVEAQFRYAALLLQGTYTAKDPVKAEELMKKAAEGGNAMAQFNYGQMLMVKTPGKPGLDLAFPWFEKAAEAKLADAQYAVSQVYANGTPTIPRDDKKARVYLLLAAAQGYDTAQFDLGRWLIEGRGGDRNYEQGFGWMQLGAQRGMVMAQAWLARLYRDGIGTEGDLVKAAAWYIVAQRAGFRAPDLNDMMDGLADDQIKQAIETANNLRVR encoded by the coding sequence ATGAAGAACAAATTTCTTCTCGCTGCCGTTATGTCTCTCGCGCTGCCGGTGCTGCCTGTTCTGGCAGCCGGCGAGCCGGTGCACGGCCAGAAGAGCGGCAAGCAGGGCAATCATCAGGGCACGAAGGCCGACAAGCCTGCCAAGCCGGTCATGCTGCCGCAACCGGCAACCACGGAACCGATGCCGCATATCGATCCGAGCCGTTTCGGCGACAAGCCGGCGGACGAGGCTTTCGGCGCATTCCAGCGCGGCCTTTATCTGACCGCCTTCAATCTGGCCAAACCACAGGCCGAAAAGGGCGACCCGGCATCGCAGACGCTCATCGCGGAGATTTATGCGCGTGGTCTCGGCATTCCCGCCAACCAGAAACTGGCGGCGGAATGGTACGAGAAGGCGGCCAATAACGGTGTTGTCGAAGCGCAGTTCCGGTACGCGGCTCTTCTGCTTCAGGGCACCTATACCGCGAAAGACCCCGTCAAGGCGGAAGAACTGATGAAGAAGGCTGCCGAGGGCGGCAACGCCATGGCGCAGTTCAACTACGGCCAGATGCTGATGGTGAAGACGCCGGGCAAGCCCGGCCTCGACCTCGCCTTCCCGTGGTTCGAGAAGGCAGCCGAGGCGAAGCTTGCCGATGCGCAATATGCGGTCAGCCAGGTTTACGCCAATGGCACCCCGACCATTCCTCGCGACGACAAGAAGGCGCGCGTCTACCTCCTGCTCGCAGCAGCGCAAGGCTATGACACCGCACAATTCGACCTTGGCCGCTGGCTGATCGAGGGGCGCGGCGGCGACCGCAATTACGAACAGGGTTTCGGCTGGATGCAGCTTGGCGCGCAGCGCGGCATGGTTATGGCGCAGGCATGGCTCGCGCGTCTCTACCGCGATGGCATCGGCACCGAAGGCGATCTGGTGAAGGCCGCCGCCTGGTATATCGTCGCACAGCGGGCCGGTTTCCGCGCGCCGGACCTCAACGACATGATGGACGGACTGGCTGACGATCAGATCAAGCAAGCCATAGAAACCGCCAATAACCTGCGCGTCCGCTGA
- the ybgF gene encoding tol-pal system protein YbgF, translating into MRKPMRKVTLAIAMLPLLASAPALAASVSSQGEIRLAQAGAPGGDQFSQQVCNLAHQNAQSYARILQLRDKMLKIQRDNEARFQALEKGRGGSQHRVSIGSTAILDEAMRDNGGGSGQGGYQSPGLQQELVRNLTGKVEDVDAQISFTDNQLQKTQEDNEFRFEELEKKNGVTSPASSSAAQPAPAAASPGADLCAQGVGNAAAIADALSARAEAMNFQILEMQDQMQKMQEANETRFQFLETGKRADTEIQQAGGDTSLAAAGSDQGSNGNLDGGVSGSAPQNGGYDASTQAAASQSSGADSMAIGSNAPAQGGPARGEPPQTLGSIRFDASGNVIGETLDATPRTVQPGAAPGTAAGGTAAGDAVASLPTDDNPSSLYQASYQYLMSGDYKAAETGFREHVKRYPADPSTAEARFWLGESLYGQGRYSEAATVFIDTQRDYPDSKRAPENMFKLGMTLEKMDNRDVACATFAQIPERYPKAAPAILKRVADERTRAKC; encoded by the coding sequence ATGAGGAAACCAATGAGGAAAGTGACGCTGGCAATTGCCATGCTGCCGCTTTTGGCGAGTGCTCCGGCTCTGGCGGCATCTGTTTCTTCGCAAGGGGAAATTCGGCTCGCGCAGGCAGGTGCTCCCGGCGGAGATCAGTTTTCGCAGCAGGTCTGCAATCTGGCACATCAAAATGCCCAGTCCTATGCGCGCATCTTGCAGCTTCGCGACAAGATGCTGAAAATCCAGCGCGACAATGAAGCGCGTTTCCAGGCATTGGAAAAGGGGCGCGGGGGTTCACAGCATCGCGTCAGCATCGGGTCGACGGCCATTCTCGACGAAGCGATGCGGGACAATGGTGGCGGTAGCGGGCAGGGCGGCTATCAGAGCCCCGGCTTGCAGCAGGAACTGGTGCGCAACCTGACCGGCAAGGTCGAGGATGTGGACGCCCAGATTTCGTTCACCGACAATCAGCTGCAAAAGACGCAGGAAGACAATGAATTCCGGTTTGAAGAACTGGAAAAGAAGAATGGCGTAACCTCGCCTGCTTCGAGCAGCGCGGCTCAGCCTGCGCCCGCCGCAGCATCGCCGGGCGCCGATCTCTGCGCACAGGGCGTCGGCAACGCGGCCGCGATTGCCGATGCGTTGAGCGCGCGGGCGGAAGCCATGAACTTCCAGATCCTCGAAATGCAGGATCAGATGCAGAAGATGCAGGAAGCAAACGAAACCCGCTTCCAGTTTCTGGAAACCGGGAAACGCGCCGATACGGAAATTCAGCAGGCTGGGGGCGACACGTCGCTGGCCGCTGCCGGTTCCGATCAGGGCAGCAACGGAAACCTCGATGGCGGGGTTTCCGGAAGCGCCCCGCAGAATGGCGGATATGACGCTTCCACGCAGGCTGCGGCCAGCCAGTCGTCTGGCGCCGATTCCATGGCTATTGGTTCGAATGCGCCCGCACAGGGCGGACCGGCACGTGGCGAGCCGCCGCAAACGCTGGGCTCCATCCGCTTCGACGCCAGTGGCAATGTAATCGGCGAAACACTCGACGCCACGCCGCGCACGGTGCAGCCGGGCGCAGCACCGGGAACCGCCGCAGGCGGAACGGCAGCAGGCGATGCGGTTGCATCGCTTCCGACCGACGATAATCCCAGTTCGCTCTATCAGGCATCCTATCAATATCTGATGTCGGGCGACTACAAGGCAGCTGAAACCGGCTTCCGCGAGCATGTGAAGCGCTATCCGGCTGATCCCAGCACGGCTGAAGCACGCTTCTGGCTTGGAGAATCGCTTTACGGTCAGGGCCGTTATTCTGAAGCCGCCACGGTGTTCATCGATACGCAGCGCGATTATCCCGATTCGAAGCGCGCGCCGGAAAACATGTTCAAGCTCGGCATGACGCTGGAAAAAATGGATAATCGCGATGTTGCCTGCGCGACCTTCGCGCAGATACCGGAACGTTACCCCAAGGCGGCGCCTGCCATATTGAAGCGCGTTGCCGATGAGCGCACGCGCGCAAAGTGCTAG